From the Manis javanica isolate MJ-LG chromosome 13, MJ_LKY, whole genome shotgun sequence genome, one window contains:
- the NDUFB7 gene encoding NADH dehydrogenase [ubiquinone] 1 beta subcomplex subunit 7: MGAHLGRRYLGDASVEPDPLRMPTYPPDFGFPERKEREMVATQQQMNDAQLVLQQRDYCAHYLIRLLKCKRDSFPNFLACKHEQHDWDYCEHLDYVKRMKEFERERRLLQRKKRREQKEADMARGQGPGEVAPEVAL; encoded by the exons ATGGGGGCGCACCTAGGCCGGCGCTACCTGGGCGATGCGTCGGTGGAGCCCGACCCCCTGCGAATGCCCACCTACCCGCCCGACTTCGGCTTTCCGGAGCGCAAGGAGCGCG AGATGGTGGCCACGCAGCAGCAGATGAATGACGCGCAGCTGGTGCTCCAGCAGCGGGACTACTGCGCCCACTACCTCATCCGGCTGCTCAAGTGCAAGCGCGACAGCTTCCCCAACTTCCTGGCCTGCAAGCATGAGCAGCACGACTGGGACTACTGCGAGCACCTGGA CTACGTGAAGCGCATGAAGGAGTTTGAGCGTGAGCGGCGGCTGCTCCAGCGGAAGAAGAGGCGGGAGCAGAAGGAGGCGGACATGGCAAGGGGTCAGGGGCCCGGCGAGGTGGCCCCCGAGGTGGCCCTGTAG
- the TECR gene encoding very-long-chain enoyl-CoA reductase isoform X2: protein MSLPPPQKKKKRVALVVLILQIILDQQSTLLQVEILDAKTREKLCFLDKVEPHATIAEIKNLFTKSHPQWYPARQSLRLDPKGKSLKDEDILQKLPVGTTATLYFRDLGAQISWVTVFLTEYAGPLFIYLLFYFRVPFIYGHNLACICHSFHYVKRLLETLFVHRFSHGTMPLRNIFKNCTYYWGFAAWMAYYINHPLYTPPTYGAQQVKLALAIFVICQLGNFSIHMALRDLRPAGSKTRKIPYPTKNPFTWLFLLVSCPNYTYEVGSWIGFAIMTQCLPVALFSLVGFTQMTIWAKGKHRSYLKEFRDYPPLRMPIIPFLL from the exons GTGGAGATTCTGGACGCAAAGACTCGGGAGAAGCTGTGCTTCCTGGACAAG GTGGAGCCCCATGCCACCATTGCCGAGATCAAGAACCTTTTCACTAAGAGCC ATCCACAGTGGTACCCTGCCCGCCAGTCCCTCCGCCTGGATCCCA AGGGCAAGTCCCTGAAGGACGAAGATATTTTACAAAAGCTGCCGGTGGGCACCACAGCCACACTCTACTTCCGGGACCTGGGGGCCCAGATCAGCTGGGTGACG GTCTTCCTGACAGAATATGCCGGCCCTCTCTTCATCTACCTACTCTTCTACTTCCGGGTTCCCTTCATCTATGGCCACAA CCTCGCCTGCATCTGCCACTCATTCCACTACGTCAAGCGCTTGCTGGAGACACTCTTCGTGCACCGCTTCTCTCACGGCACCATGCCCTTGCGCAACATCTTCAAG AACTGCACCTACTATTGGGGCTTCGCTGCGTGGATGGCGTATTACATCAACCACCCTCTCTACACGCCCCCCA CCTACGGAGCTCAGCAGGTTAAACTGGCACTGGCCATCTTTGTG ATCTGCCAGCTTGGCAACTTCTCTATCCACATGGCTCTGCGGGACCTGCGGCCGGCCG GCTCCAAGACCAGGAAGATCCCATACCCTACGAAGAACCCATTCACGTGGCTCTTCCTGCTGGTGTCCTGTCCCAACTACACCTACGAG GTAGGGTCCTGGATCGGCTTTGCCATCATGACACAGTGCCTCCCAG TGGCCCTCTTCTCCCTGGTGGGCTTCACCCAGATGACCATCTGGGCCAAAGGCAAGCACCGCAGCTACCTGAAGGAGTTCCGCGACTACCCGCCCCTGCGCATGCCCATCATCCCCTTCCTGCTCTGA
- the TECR gene encoding very-long-chain enoyl-CoA reductase isoform X3, translating into MKHYEVEILDAKTREKLCFLDKVEPHATIAEIKNLFTKSHPQWYPARQSLRLDPKGKSLKDEDILQKLPVGTTATLYFRDLGAQISWVTVFLTEYAGPLFIYLLFYFRVPFIYGHKYDFTSSRHTVVHLACICHSFHYVKRLLETLFVHRFSHGTMPLRNIFKNCTYYWGFAAWMAYYINHPLYTPPTYGAQQVKLALAIFVICQLGNFSIHMALRDLRPAGSKTRKIPYPTKNPFTWLFLLVSCPNYTYEVGSWIGFAIMTQCLPVALFSLVGFTQMTIWAKGKHRSYLKEFRDYPPLRMPIIPFLL; encoded by the exons GTGGAGATTCTGGACGCAAAGACTCGGGAGAAGCTGTGCTTCCTGGACAAG GTGGAGCCCCATGCCACCATTGCCGAGATCAAGAACCTTTTCACTAAGAGCC ATCCACAGTGGTACCCTGCCCGCCAGTCCCTCCGCCTGGATCCCA AGGGCAAGTCCCTGAAGGACGAAGATATTTTACAAAAGCTGCCGGTGGGCACCACAGCCACACTCTACTTCCGGGACCTGGGGGCCCAGATCAGCTGGGTGACG GTCTTCCTGACAGAATATGCCGGCCCTCTCTTCATCTACCTACTCTTCTACTTCCGGGTTCCCTTCATCTATGGCCACAAGTACGACTTCACGTCCAGCAGGCACACAGTGGTGCA CCTCGCCTGCATCTGCCACTCATTCCACTACGTCAAGCGCTTGCTGGAGACACTCTTCGTGCACCGCTTCTCTCACGGCACCATGCCCTTGCGCAACATCTTCAAG AACTGCACCTACTATTGGGGCTTCGCTGCGTGGATGGCGTATTACATCAACCACCCTCTCTACACGCCCCCCA CCTACGGAGCTCAGCAGGTTAAACTGGCACTGGCCATCTTTGTG ATCTGCCAGCTTGGCAACTTCTCTATCCACATGGCTCTGCGGGACCTGCGGCCGGCCG GCTCCAAGACCAGGAAGATCCCATACCCTACGAAGAACCCATTCACGTGGCTCTTCCTGCTGGTGTCCTGTCCCAACTACACCTACGAG GTAGGGTCCTGGATCGGCTTTGCCATCATGACACAGTGCCTCCCAG TGGCCCTCTTCTCCCTGGTGGGCTTCACCCAGATGACCATCTGGGCCAAAGGCAAGCACCGCAGCTACCTGAAGGAGTTCCGCGACTACCCGCCCCTGCGCATGCCCATCATCCCCTTCCTGCTCTGA
- the TECR gene encoding very-long-chain enoyl-CoA reductase isoform X1 yields MSLPPPQKKKKRVALVVLILQIILDQQSTLLQVEILDAKTREKLCFLDKVEPHATIAEIKNLFTKSHPQWYPARQSLRLDPKGKSLKDEDILQKLPVGTTATLYFRDLGAQISWVTVFLTEYAGPLFIYLLFYFRVPFIYGHKYDFTSSRHTVVHLACICHSFHYVKRLLETLFVHRFSHGTMPLRNIFKNCTYYWGFAAWMAYYINHPLYTPPTYGAQQVKLALAIFVICQLGNFSIHMALRDLRPAGSKTRKIPYPTKNPFTWLFLLVSCPNYTYEVGSWIGFAIMTQCLPVALFSLVGFTQMTIWAKGKHRSYLKEFRDYPPLRMPIIPFLL; encoded by the exons GTGGAGATTCTGGACGCAAAGACTCGGGAGAAGCTGTGCTTCCTGGACAAG GTGGAGCCCCATGCCACCATTGCCGAGATCAAGAACCTTTTCACTAAGAGCC ATCCACAGTGGTACCCTGCCCGCCAGTCCCTCCGCCTGGATCCCA AGGGCAAGTCCCTGAAGGACGAAGATATTTTACAAAAGCTGCCGGTGGGCACCACAGCCACACTCTACTTCCGGGACCTGGGGGCCCAGATCAGCTGGGTGACG GTCTTCCTGACAGAATATGCCGGCCCTCTCTTCATCTACCTACTCTTCTACTTCCGGGTTCCCTTCATCTATGGCCACAAGTACGACTTCACGTCCAGCAGGCACACAGTGGTGCA CCTCGCCTGCATCTGCCACTCATTCCACTACGTCAAGCGCTTGCTGGAGACACTCTTCGTGCACCGCTTCTCTCACGGCACCATGCCCTTGCGCAACATCTTCAAG AACTGCACCTACTATTGGGGCTTCGCTGCGTGGATGGCGTATTACATCAACCACCCTCTCTACACGCCCCCCA CCTACGGAGCTCAGCAGGTTAAACTGGCACTGGCCATCTTTGTG ATCTGCCAGCTTGGCAACTTCTCTATCCACATGGCTCTGCGGGACCTGCGGCCGGCCG GCTCCAAGACCAGGAAGATCCCATACCCTACGAAGAACCCATTCACGTGGCTCTTCCTGCTGGTGTCCTGTCCCAACTACACCTACGAG GTAGGGTCCTGGATCGGCTTTGCCATCATGACACAGTGCCTCCCAG TGGCCCTCTTCTCCCTGGTGGGCTTCACCCAGATGACCATCTGGGCCAAAGGCAAGCACCGCAGCTACCTGAAGGAGTTCCGCGACTACCCGCCCCTGCGCATGCCCATCATCCCCTTCCTGCTCTGA